Within the Gordonia westfalica genome, the region TCGGGCGGGGCGAAACCGAACCACGACAGCGCATCCTGCACCTTGTGCATCACCGGGTTCGTCGACCGCGGGGACATCCAGGCACCGTTCCACGATTCGGACGGTCCCTCGAAGACGACGACGTCACCGGGCTGAGGGTCACCGAAGCGGTAGACCATCTTGTCGATGACGATGCGATCGTTGGTGCACCCGTCGCAGCCGATGAGAGTCGACTCCATCGACTCCGACGGGATGACGTACTGCCGTCCGATGAAGGTCTGCAGCAGCCAGGTGAGGAGCAGGACGCACCCCACGATGATCACGACCTCGCGCAGGAGCGAGCCGGAGCCCGATTTCTTGCGCTTGCCGTCCTCGGCGGGGTCGTCCGGATCGGACTTCAATCGCCAGGGACGCTTCTCACCGTCGTCGCCGTCGGTGTCAAGGTCACGATCGTCGCTGGGTCGCTGTGTGTCGGCCACCTCGTCAGGTTAGACGCGTCAGCGCTTTTCCTTGATCTTTGCGGCCTTGCCACGCAGATCACGCAGGTAGTAGAGCTTGGCGCGACGGACGTCACCGCGGGTGAGGACGTCGATCTTGGCGATGTTCGGGCTGTGCACCGGGAAGGTGCGCTCAACGCCGACGCCGAAGGACACCTTGCGAACGGTGAAGGTCTCGCGGACGCCGCCACCCTGGCGACGGATCACGACGCCCTTGAACACCTGGACG harbors:
- the rplS gene encoding 50S ribosomal protein L19, which codes for MNTLDFLDKQSLRDDVPDFGPGDTLDVHVKVIEGSKERVQVFKGVVIRRQGGGVRETFTVRKVSFGVGVERTFPVHSPNIAKIDVLTRGDVRRAKLYYLRDLRGKAAKIKEKR
- the lepB gene encoding signal peptidase I translates to MADTQRPSDDRDLDTDGDDGEKRPWRLKSDPDDPAEDGKRKKSGSGSLLREVVIIVGCVLLLTWLLQTFIGRQYVIPSESMESTLIGCDGCTNDRIVIDKMVYRFGDPQPGDVVVFEGPSESWNGAWMSPRSTNPVMHKVQDALSWFGFAPPDENNLVKRVIATGGQTIECRNDEGVGVKVDGKPLHEPYINMELQRQTVAAFGPGVAGPGDSVPPCLGPDFGPIKVPEGNVWVMGDNRLNSQDSRYHVDDKYQGTVPISDIRGKVRTIIYPFSRIGGVGSINPQQ